The genomic DNA ggacttgaatggccttcttttgactgaaagtactgccaaacaacactttttctgctcaccagttccagtAAGtggcgtggttatgacacaatcgttagcctatttttacataaacgtctgctacggagccataacgtgagctacaaggtaatggagccttttatacattgtcgtgtttctttagaaataaacaacggacaaataaagtctttaaacgcatcagatgtaaagttattctctgtcaaagtgacgtcaaaatgaatgggagtcaatgggatgctaacgggaggtgatggcttggtagcatcaaaatggcgccataggaggtacgcgttctggggagaggcttacccccttggtagtCCCTGGGCAGAGGGGAAGGGGAACCTAACACTGGAGTATAAAAATGTTAACACAACAGTGAAGGACAACAAACGGatcaattcatctttgcagctctaattttcTGTATCCGTTGTCCGTTGTGTAGATGCAGAGGGGAGGCAACATGCCTGTGGCCCGCAGGAAAGTGAGGGTGCTCTGCGTGACGATGATGCTCAACGTCCTCATCTGCGTCCTATTGGGCGTGTCCTGGAACCTTGGGTGGGACAAAAGTGACCGCCCGAAGGTCCAAATCCCGTCAAAGAGGTTTTGGCGCCAACGGGTGCCGAGCAAATATTTCTGGAACAAGGAGCAGCAGCGCCTGGACTTGATCTACAACCCCATCTTCAACTCTCTGCCAAGGTTGTTATAGCTTTGGATTTCAAtcagttttcatttcattttatattaatcgatttagttgtcaactattaaattaacttTTAAAAAGATGAATCGGTAAAGATTTTCTCATTCCAgcttgtttaatgtgaatattttctagtttcttcactcctttaatatatatttgagttgtggacaaaacaagacatttgaggatgtcattttgggctttttaggaaacactgatccacatttttcaccattttctgacattttataaaccaaacaactaatccattcatccagaaaataattgttagttgcagccctattaaaaatatttttcactgattattattttggttttagTTGACTATAATAACCCTGCCCTGTGCTCTCCAGTGACTCTCTCATCGAGCTGCCTGATTGGCTGAATGACACCGGGCCAGTCAACCCCTGCGAACCGGACTACAGAGTCCCCACGCAGATCTCGGACTACAACACCCTGCCGCGCCGCTTCCAGGATTTCCTCCTGCACATGCGCTGCAGGACGTACCCCATGCTGATAAACCAGCTGCATGTTTGTGACCAGAAACCCTTCCTTCTGCTGGCGGTCAAGTCACTGATCCCGCACTTCGACCGGCGGCAGGCAATCCGTGAAACGTGGGGCCGTGCGGGCGCCTTAGCCAATCGCACCGTGGCGACGGTGTTCCTGCTGGGCAACGCGTTGCCGGTGGACCACTTCCCCGACCTGCTGGGGATGCTGGGCCACGAGGCAAAGCTGCACAAAGACGTCCTCCTGTGGGACTACAGGGACACCTTCTTCAACCTCACCCTGAAGGACGTCCTCTTCCTGGAGTGGTTCAGCCAAAACTGTCCCCACGCTCAGTACGTCCTCAAGGGAGACGACGATGTCTTCGTCAACACCTTTCGAATTATTGAATTCCTGGAAGGCCTGTCCGACATCAAGGCCAAGGATCTCTTCATAGGTGACGTTATCAGCGACGCCGGTCCGCACCGAGACCGGAAACTCAAGTACTTTGTCCCGGAGAGTGTATTCATGGGGCAGTACCCGGCGTACGCAGGAGGCGGAGGGTATCTGTACTCTGGGGAGTTGGCGCTACGCCTTCACAACGTTTCTCAGCAGGTAGCGTTGTATCCCATTGACGATGTCTACACGGGGATGTGTTTGAAAAAGCTGGGCCTGGTTCCTGAGAATCACAGCGGCTTTAAGACGTTTGACATCGAGGAGAAGTACAGGAACAACCCGTGTGTCTACAGGAACCTGATGCTGGTTCACAGCCGCACGCCACAGGACGTTTTGAAGATCTGGCCGTGGATTACCCATCCGGAGCTGGACTGCCAGTgaacacatttgtctttttttgcacTGTTGAGTTTGATTGTGAGTGTGATTCAGAATATAGACAGGAATTAAAATGGAAAATTGGGTGTGTGTAAGTGCTACTGAAGTGGAGCTTTCTGGCTCAGAGTCTGAGaacaaaacctttttaaagaaatggattgtaaaaaaattaaatataaataaaaatagcatATCAGCGTGAACCTtacccagttgattacttatgTTTAAAGGCACACTATGCAAGATTTGTACCGTAATATAACAGCTTTGAAGTCATTTTGATGGTAAACGAACTTATAGTAGGGAGAATCATCCTGATagcagagcaggggggggggacgCCGCTTGCAAAACCAGCAATGCAGGTTCGGTAGGTGGCGCCCCGCCAAATCTTACgagaagggggggaggggatCAGGCCGTGAGTTAAATACAAGTACTCCATAGTGACTCTAGGGGTCGCTGTTTGACATCTTGAGACTTCAGTCTGAaatctacagacacaaacaggcaGAGTGTGgtacaaatgttttctttctaccAGTTGGAAAGAAAAAATGTTACGGAACCAAAATGCACACCGTTGAATGTTAGCTCCTCCTCCAACggccagagagaaagagggagcacAGCGGTTgtcgagcgagctagagagtgaataaagagagggagcagtgaatcagaggaaTAAAAAGATCTTTTCTCACATTGTTTTGCAGCAGttatgttctaaagcacaaataaacacacccacacctcTCTGCAGGAAGGTGCAGCATTGTTGGATTATGACTGAAAGCAGAGCTTCAtcatgtctgtttctgtgtgttggtGTCAGACTTGTGCGTCAGTATCagctgaggctacatttacattgctatgttttggtttaaaaattaatatcttttgctacgttttcACCTCTCATTCCCGCTGCTCTGGCATTTCATAGCCCCTAAACAGGAGAAATTGCGAAAACACTtgtgacccgttttggtttggaatctgcaggCTTGTGtttctcaacggccgcaaacggagacctggcaacaccgacactggcGCCAATGTTTCtccgcctgattgggtctttatcggtcacgacgtctcgttctctgagaatTAAAGGAGCtctacatgtctttttttctagtcttttctctcctctgtgacagtaaactgaatatatttgagttgtggacaaaacgagacatttgaggacgtcatcttgggctttttgggaaacactgatccacatttttcaccatttttcaacattttagagaccaaacaactcatccaaaTTGAGAAAGAAAACTTGAAAGATTAATctgcaatgaaaataatcttaaatcGTAGCCTTAAAAACTACTGTGTATTGATTACATATCTCTATATCCATACAGGTTTTATTTCCTTACAGAATGGGGCTGACGtgaagcatttcttttttttaggcaCTTTTGTATTTTAGTCTGATTTCTtcaaagcttaaaaaaatattttttttaccagtcttacacacatacacatatgcaaCAATTATGAAATGATTGTAATGTGATGTAAATATTGTAATTTGTACATGATATTTCTCATGACAATGTCACTATTATGTGCTTAACtaaatgtgtgtattgtgttaatgttaatgtgtatTGCACAAATAAAGAATTGTAATagctttgagttgtggacaaaacgagacatttgggGACGACGTCTTgggcattttgggaaacactgatctacatgttagagaccaaacaactcatcgaTTATTCAAGAACATAATCTATGcgttaatcgacaatgaaaagaatggttggttgcagccctacactCGCATCTTAGTTCCTCTCAAAGATGtggaaagagaaggaaaaaggaaacctgtttttgttaaatgagaaacgaggctttttttttctcattaagtGAAGCAACATACATTTTTAGCGTGAATGTTTTGGAAAAACGATTGTATAAAACGGCTCAAAAAAGAAAACGATCTCAACTCAagggccacttgagcttgttttccagttctgtggaggctccacgcagagctttctccgtagcctatgtaagtggcctgatgtttacacttgtgtgctggtgcgtgcgtcgagccggccacgtgtgtgtgtacgtggctacggcgaaagctctgcctggagcctccgcagactgtaaaacaagcggcgccgcaggaaactgccgtgacctaccGCGACacccagaacgtggaaggtgtgttgttgttgccagaagacacatttagtttcaaatgaagctggaggcagcaaataaacacagctggctgaactagttaaaaatggcgggtttgttcaggacacccccgtctgtcgctttcacgtcagcttttggtatcgcctcagctcgctgggaacctcgactgaggtggtactaaaaaaaagtaccttttagcaggtaccagggactttttttcgtaatggaaaaccaaaaaaggagagtagagtcgaggcgagtcgagcaggtaccacgtgatggaaaagcgACTTAAGTGTTTTTCAGACATAAGGAAAAATAGTTTGACCTAGTTTAGATAGAAATGGTTAATGACCACAAAACAATCACTGAAAACGCAGTTACGTGATTGTACGACTATGTATGTAGCTATAGCATTAGATTGTTGTGATTATAAATATAAGCTACAACGTGATAGGCATGATATTATCTTTATATAAAGAGGATATAGGTTGCGGACAATAATAaacttgaaaatgaaataactGTTATGGGCTACAGCGGTGCAgcgttgttgtttgttttagtgtGAAGGTATATTTCAGCTTTTTCAGCAGGAAAACTTGGTTATTGTCGTCCCCTGCTGTTTGAATTGTTTACTTGTGTGTGATTACTACTACTCTACCTAACAATAAGGTATTTCTTTGTTGCGTGAAAAGATTAAATAACTGTTAAATGCCACTGTGTTCATGTATTTGCAAGAAGAAAATGATTTCACTAATTGTTATTTGTCTTTAATGTAGATGAAGATCTTCCACTGGACAGTTGGCCTTGTTTTCAGCCTTTTGATGGGAGAAATTGGTGTTTGCTGAGAGTCACTGGGTTCAACTGAATGGTCTCCACCTTACTTGAAGCAGTGACTGATCAGCCAAACTGTGAGTGTCTGATATTAATTAACGTAACTTTACTTTGTATCCACTCACTTTGTATGCTCTGTTGACATTCACTGTCAGTCCAAAAACACTGATACCCCTCTCATACATTCTCATGAACCTAAAGATGCACGTCTAGAAGGAACGTTTGGCCCTAGTCATATGAGACTGCAGTTACAGGTCAATCACTTGTCAAAAGTCTTGTAGTCAAAAGAAGACTTGTAGTTCCATAGATGTATAGCAACATCAGAGAATTACTCAGTATATTAAATGTGTCAGGAAGTCAGTTAGTTGTGTGATGGCTCTAcgctaacatttatttttcaaggcGCTGCATGGTACTGTAATGCAGGACGTCCCAAAtgatgacacacagacagaccagaATAGATGCTGAGCAAAGCTTTAATCAGAACGAACAGAACATCAGAGAACGCCCTTTTACAGAAGTACAGAGGACAATTACTAAAGGTTAGCTTTATTCACATTAACCTTACTTTTTATACTGCCAGCTTAATTCTTTTGAAAGCTTGAAAATCGATCGTTTTAGTATCAGTGCCAAAACTCAGGTGTTTTTATAGTCGCAGGTATTAACTAGGGGTGTTGCAAATTAAAAAAGGATGACGTGACGTGCCGTCATGTATGATAGGAGATATGTACAGGTGTTGATGGCCTTTGCAGGTGTCGATGGCCTTTTGGTAGTGATTGTAGACTGTAGCCTGTCTTTGAAGTAATCCTGTAAGATAGATATCTCCTACAAACGATTTGAAATAATATCTAATTTCGAATATTTTTACAGATACTGCAATTGCAGTATGTTTTACTATATAAGAAAATGATCACTTTTGCATTAATATATTAtatctgctgtgttcagactgtgCTACATTCAAGAAGTGTCCTTTTTAAGAGCAGGTACAATAAAAAAAGGGAAGTTCATATAcaatatatctgactgcttgaatttgttgatgaaaaccacgtgcagtaatatataataatgattGGTCgatgcatcgtgatgcatcgcgATATCGAActgaatcgttgacaggataattgtAATcaaatcgtgagaccagtgaagagtCACAGCCCTAGTATTAACACATTTCAGAAGGAAgtcattaaaggtgcactacgAGTTCCTGCATGgcttcagcgcgatttcatttttgtctcaaattgtaggcatctctccttgacccgctagctgcctgccccctgaacacaccgtgaaaaagcccggtctctggagacaacacaggggtcgtagacgtcaaacaaacaccaggggcacaggataggcaccaaaacacaacaaaccacgttctagccaatcactgacaagatggttgggggaggggtctggggttagtgacagttggtcagttagtcatgacagttacgggaacgtggggggaggggcgagcttgctctgtttgggtttgaatttacttggaacgtcaacagaagtgaccatgcaggaactcatggTGCACCTTTACATCTAGAGGAAGTAAAAGAAACAAGCACATTTTTATTAAGCATaaggcacttttttttctcagtgaGCTTCATTGGGTTGCTGCTCAGATTCTCAGGTCCTTATGAAGTTATTTTAGCTGTATCATTGCAGTCCAATCAGCCCCAGGGCAACAAGTCTCAATACCTGTTTCTCTTACCCATCGCTCTCGCTATTACCTTCTGCACTACGTTTGCCTCGTCTTTTACCCTTGCCCCCTTTTCTACGCTTGCCACCTCTCTTACGCTTACCCTTGCCCCCTTTTCTACGCTTGCCACCTCTCTTACGCTTACCCTTGCCCCCTTTTCTACGCTTGCCACCTCTCTTACGCTTACCCTTGCCCCCTTTTCTACGTTTGCCGCCTCCTCTTGTTCCTCCACCTATGCCTATGGTTATTTGTTGGCCCATGTTTTCACCCATTCCTTCGCCTGTGTCTGTGCCCATTGAAGGGACTGTACCCTCTTCCCCGCCTTCCCTCTGCCCCTGGGACACTTGGCCCTCTGGGTCATCCGTAGAGACTAGCTGGAGATCATTTTTGTCTTGGTCTTGTGGGATGGTCAAGATGTCACTCAGGTCGATGCTGCCAAAGGGAAACATTTGATGAGTATCATGGTTTCAATTGCAATGGCATTCGTTAGCATGAAAATCTTAGATCTCAGGTTCCCtccaaaaaacaaataatcaaattaaagcttcaaagatgaatggattagttcaatttgatttatagtatcaaatcataaaccctttacagatagagtaggtctagaccaactctatagtttacaaagacccaactattaaattaatcatttGATAATGATGATTATCGGTTTGAGCctcttaaaaaaatatgacacacagcacacatacacaatatacaagaaataatgaaaataggatagaatacaagaattaaggtaataaaaatacaaacgaATAAATGTACAAACGTATATACAAGTGGCGAATAAAAGTGTACAACCTACCGGTACTTAATTAGTATTCATAAAGATGTAAGTAAACTTCTCTGATGTccgcttgttaaatgtgaatattgttctagtttcttctctctgtgacagtaatctgaatatctttgagttgtggacaaaacaagacatttgaggacgtcatcttgggccttttttgggaaacactgatccacatttttcaccattttctgacattttagagaccaaacaactaatgtaTCATCCAGACAATAATCTACATTCTACAGTCGCCGCTGCGACTCAGTTGgttgagtctccagaggctggttttagagcGTAAGAGCAATCTGATATATTATCTTCCAAAGCACAAATAAGCACACCCACTCCTCGGGGGGGAAGGTGAAGCACAGTCGGATTATGACTGAATGCAAAGCTTCATCCTGTCGGTTTCTTTGTCCGTAAAATCTGTCGATAATGGCGCTTAGGGGAAAAGCGGGCGGTTGGGAAATAAGAACGGGCTGCGCAATCTGCACACTGTTATTGGCCGGGGGTTACACACCCACGTGGGGCCCAAAGGCTCTTTGACCCCACCCAGAAACGTCCGGcacacagcaaaagaaaaagaaaagagagaatccaggcagagggcagggtctctgcagatacagacaccaccacacgCTTCTGGTGGGTCAGAAATGAGGATTGAGATGATCAATGTTACTGTTTGTTTGAGTAAACACTGCATATCATACCCAAAGAGTCACAGAtagctagggctgcaactaacgactaTTTTCAAGGGCGGGCTAGACAATCACAGTGGCAGGAAAGTCACACGAAAGGGAGGAAGTCAGGGtctgaaacaaataaaacaggaaTTGCGCAACAAGTAGACATGAGTGACTTAACTTAACATACTTGACGAGACATAACAGAGGGACTGGACGACAAACCAGTCAGACGTCAGAGGACAATGAACTGTAAATATGCTAAAGCggacaaataatgaaataagaggctaataaaatgaatttgtttttaGCTTAAATAGTGTGGTGTGGTCAGTGTTTTAGGCTAGGCTATAGGCATACAAGCTTTCAAATGTTCCATCACTTTTTAACATCCTGGCTGTAGATAAAGCAGGATATTCATTATAGGTTTTTTAATTTAGTGCATTACATTTTCGTATGCCTAGCAATCATTTTCTATGACTTAATAACGATTGAAATTCCATTGAAATCACGTTGATCCTTAGTTCAGTTGAAATTTCAACATTGTTTCAATATTCCTGAAATACCACTGAaattcatagtcgattaatctgtagattattttctgtgtgaatggattagttgttgtggtttataaaatgtcagaaaatggtgaaaaatgtggatcagtgctttccaaaaAGCCCCAAGACGACGTCcacaaatgtctcgttttgtccacaactcaaagatattcagattactgtcacagagagaagagactagaacaatattcacatttaagaagctggaaacagagaaatgttactTAGGCAAAGAGCAACAGTTTTTGTGGACTTACTCATTCTGTTCCCGAGCAGCCACACTGTCATACAGGAAGAAGGCCAGAACCACAACCATCCAGCACAGGCGAGCCATCTGCACACAGATCAGGTTAAACAGATAATAAACAATATGAAGCACTGTGTGTATCGACCGTGTGTAGCCTAGTTAACGCCACGTTGGataacatttcaaatattttttacaaggCAGAGTCTCGTGAGATGATCATTAAATAACTCACCTTTGCGTCTGTTGCCAACAGGATCTTCTGGCCCCTACAGAAAGGGACACAAATACGcattaatatttgtatttctaGAAATGTTTGCAAATCTGTAAACGGGCTTTTTAGAAATCCGGCTAAATAACTAACAAACAGAAGCTCTCCACAGTAGttagacaaaacaaaatgacatgtaCTCATGTCCATTTTCGAGTATCTTTAGGTGTATGACTGTCAGctaaacaaataatttaaagaTGTAACCTTTGCTTTAGGGAAATGgtgatttttcattattttccgACTGTTTACAGACTAAATTATTAAtcatgaaaataatcagcacATTAATCATTAATGAACTAATAAGTTGCAGTTTATCTTGCTCCGAGGAGGGACAATGTACACCTTCTTATTTCATGTACCTGCTTTGGTGGAGAAAGATGTCTGACAGATGCTCTGAAGACTGTTTTCTTCTCAGTGTTTGAAGGGAAGGTGCTGCTGCAGTGATCGGTCAGAGGAAAGGCACATTTCCTTTATAGGGGGAAATGGCCAAACCCCTTACCCTTATTTGAACATCTCTTTCAAAAGGTAGGAAgaggaagaataaaaaaaaagggctaAGGTGTTCTCTCAGTATGATTTGGAGAAGTTAAAAAGAGGATGAAATAATGCATGATCCCATGAttaagaaacacagagagactggAGTGAGTAGAAACTTAAAATTAAAACTTAAATGAAATGATTAGTTGCCTGGAAAAGGCAGCCGTTGGTATGCAATGtccttatttttacttttataaa from Sander vitreus isolate 19-12246 chromosome 2, sanVit1, whole genome shotgun sequence includes the following:
- the LOC144532464 gene encoding uncharacterized protein LOC144532464 gives rise to the protein MARLCWMVVVLAFFLYDSVAAREQNDIDLSDILTIPQDQDKNDLQLVSTDDPEGQVSQGQREGGEEGTVPSMGTDTGEGMGENMGQQITIGIGGGTRGGGKRRKGGKGKRKRGGKRRKGGKGKRKRGGKRRKGGKGKRKRGGKRRKGGKGKRRGKRSAEGNSESDG
- the b3gnt2a gene encoding N-acetyllactosaminide beta-1,3-N-acetylglucosaminyltransferase 2a; the protein is MQRGGNMPVARRKVRVLCVTMMLNVLICVLLGVSWNLGWDKSDRPKVQIPSKRFWRQRVPSKYFWNKEQQRLDLIYNPIFNSLPSDSLIELPDWLNDTGPVNPCEPDYRVPTQISDYNTLPRRFQDFLLHMRCRTYPMLINQLHVCDQKPFLLLAVKSLIPHFDRRQAIRETWGRAGALANRTVATVFLLGNALPVDHFPDLLGMLGHEAKLHKDVLLWDYRDTFFNLTLKDVLFLEWFSQNCPHAQYVLKGDDDVFVNTFRIIEFLEGLSDIKAKDLFIGDVISDAGPHRDRKLKYFVPESVFMGQYPAYAGGGGYLYSGELALRLHNVSQQVALYPIDDVYTGMCLKKLGLVPENHSGFKTFDIEEKYRNNPCVYRNLMLVHSRTPQDVLKIWPWITHPELDCQ